In Pygocentrus nattereri isolate fPygNat1 chromosome 26, fPygNat1.pri, whole genome shotgun sequence, one genomic interval encodes:
- the LOC119262510 gene encoding uncharacterized protein LOC119262510 isoform X2: MAESEIQRINSAITAVFPDLPVAVLNSVVDTLKALGAETTDDLQYITEGDLLPVLKPVQARRLVVSWAQNNSAAPIPTSVCPSPVSICSNPPASSPSSASTTSTSSSPGGSSTFRPDWVDNFQIPWQKLPEELLQSLERQKRPSPRLRREMIRIVASEIMKVYSNPTKRNTTEIGKRMVAKYPKSLQDVIEGDVVGPGYHSLAKQLQARVDNVKRPNTPKIKKRKPASDGYDTEEVPAKQKASVQDTYGCVNWELKYLPLSETGDSQQEKKEKLKMMFQEMNYNTDDMKKLVQSTFYTQRKDINKGTSIRQLTQEWPFLFNEAGMAAHFQELTGVSLMECFLANVDKKCRRLLSFLKSVDAPKHKQVQDAFIKFQTERGQLDGCPGDIIQMVLLLLAHFGEKEENLFHYVDTTCLAQEVLTEKLPATPCIIVCGSSCFTAGTFMLSIDQEVVNDHITSFIHAFCLLFGSYYCFNIHYPVELRSTLEFFQRCFFSINPERGTKVQWKKNKKVLPVNPRVLTLIADLADYEWT; encoded by the exons ATGGCAGAATCAGAAATACAGAGGATAAACAGTGCAATTACTGCAGTTTTTCCTGATCTTCCTGTAGCAGTTCTCAATTCAGTTGTAGATACTTTGAAGGCACTTGGTGCAGAGACTACAGATGATCTGCAGTACATTACAGAAGGAGACTTGCTGCCAGTGTTGAAGCCAGTGCAAGCCAGAAGACTTGTTGTTTCCTGGGCCCAGAACA ATTCAGCGGCTCCAATTCCAACCTCAGTGTGTCCCTCTCCAGTTTCTATCTGTTCGAATCCACCCGCTAGTTCTCCCTCATCAGCATCAACCACATCCACCTCATCGTCCCCAGGTGGCAGTTCCACTTTTCGCCCAGACTGGGTAGACAATTTCCAGATACCATGGCAAAAGCTTCCTGAAGAGTTACTGCAAAGTCTTGAAAGGCAGAAAAGACCTAGTCCACGACTACGACGGGAGATGATAAGGATTGTGGCTTCTGAAATTATGAAGGTGTATAGTAATCCAACCAAACGTAACACTACAGAAATAGGCAAGAGAATGGTGGCCAAGTATCCAAAATCTCTACAAGATGTCATTGAGGGTGATGTTGTTGGACCTGGATATCATTCACTGGCCAAGCAACTCCAAGCGCGAGTTGACAATGTTAAACGACCTAACACACCAAAGATAAAAAAACGCAAGCCAGCATCAGATGGATATGACACAGAGGAAGTTCCAGCTAAACAAAAAGCAAGTGTTCAAGACACATATGGCTGTGTCAACTGGGAGCTGAAATATTTGCCACTTTCTGAGACTGGGGATagtcaacaagaaaaaaaagaaaagctgaagATGATGTTTCAAGAGATGAACTACAATACAGACGACATGAAAAAATTAGTACAGTCCACCTTTTACACGCAGCGTAAAGACATCAACAAGGGGACAAGCATCAGGCAACTTACCCAAGAGTGGCCATTTTTGTTCAATGAAGCTGGTATGGCAGCACACTTCCAAGAACTTACTGGTGTGAGTCTAATGGAGTGCTTCCTTGCCAATGTGGACAAGAAGTGTAGACGCCTCTTAAGCTTCTTAAAAAGTGTTGAtgcaccaaaacacaaacaggttCAGGATGCCTTTATCAAGTTTCAGACTGAGAGAGGCCAATTGGATGGTTGCCCAGGAGATATCATACAGATGGTACTTCTTTTACTGGCTCATTTTGGTGAAAAGGAGGAGAACCTGTTCCATTATGTTGATACAACATGCCTGGCCCAAGAGGTTCTGACAGAGAAGTTGCCAGCAACACCCTGCATTATTGTGTGTG GGTCCTCCTGCTTTACTGCTGGGACGTTCATGTTGAGCATTGACCAAGAGGTTGTCAACGACCACATCACTTCTTTCATACATGCCTTCTGTCTGTTGTTTGGCAGTTACTACTGCTTCAACATACACTACCCAGTGGAACTACGGTCAACACTAGAGTTCTTTCAAAG GTGTTTCTTCTCAATTAATCCCGAAAGAGGCACCAAAGTCCAgtggaagaaaaacaagaaagtgCTTCCTGTCAATCCCAGAGTCCTCACTCTGATTGCAGACCTTGCCGACTATGAGTGGACCTAG
- the LOC119262510 gene encoding uncharacterized protein LOC119262510 isoform X1, with product MFVYLTDMAESEIQRINSAITAVFPDLPVAVLNSVVDTLKALGAETTDDLQYITEGDLLPVLKPVQARRLVVSWAQNNSAAPIPTSVCPSPVSICSNPPASSPSSASTTSTSSSPGGSSTFRPDWVDNFQIPWQKLPEELLQSLERQKRPSPRLRREMIRIVASEIMKVYSNPTKRNTTEIGKRMVAKYPKSLQDVIEGDVVGPGYHSLAKQLQARVDNVKRPNTPKIKKRKPASDGYDTEEVPAKQKASVQDTYGCVNWELKYLPLSETGDSQQEKKEKLKMMFQEMNYNTDDMKKLVQSTFYTQRKDINKGTSIRQLTQEWPFLFNEAGMAAHFQELTGVSLMECFLANVDKKCRRLLSFLKSVDAPKHKQVQDAFIKFQTERGQLDGCPGDIIQMVLLLLAHFGEKEENLFHYVDTTCLAQEVLTEKLPATPCIIVCGSSCFTAGTFMLSIDQEVVNDHITSFIHAFCLLFGSYYCFNIHYPVELRSTLEFFQRCFFSINPERGTKVQWKKNKKVLPVNPRVLTLIADLADYEWT from the exons atgtttgtgtatttgacaGATATGGCAGAATCAGAAATACAGAGGATAAACAGTGCAATTACTGCAGTTTTTCCTGATCTTCCTGTAGCAGTTCTCAATTCAGTTGTAGATACTTTGAAGGCACTTGGTGCAGAGACTACAGATGATCTGCAGTACATTACAGAAGGAGACTTGCTGCCAGTGTTGAAGCCAGTGCAAGCCAGAAGACTTGTTGTTTCCTGGGCCCAGAACA ATTCAGCGGCTCCAATTCCAACCTCAGTGTGTCCCTCTCCAGTTTCTATCTGTTCGAATCCACCCGCTAGTTCTCCCTCATCAGCATCAACCACATCCACCTCATCGTCCCCAGGTGGCAGTTCCACTTTTCGCCCAGACTGGGTAGACAATTTCCAGATACCATGGCAAAAGCTTCCTGAAGAGTTACTGCAAAGTCTTGAAAGGCAGAAAAGACCTAGTCCACGACTACGACGGGAGATGATAAGGATTGTGGCTTCTGAAATTATGAAGGTGTATAGTAATCCAACCAAACGTAACACTACAGAAATAGGCAAGAGAATGGTGGCCAAGTATCCAAAATCTCTACAAGATGTCATTGAGGGTGATGTTGTTGGACCTGGATATCATTCACTGGCCAAGCAACTCCAAGCGCGAGTTGACAATGTTAAACGACCTAACACACCAAAGATAAAAAAACGCAAGCCAGCATCAGATGGATATGACACAGAGGAAGTTCCAGCTAAACAAAAAGCAAGTGTTCAAGACACATATGGCTGTGTCAACTGGGAGCTGAAATATTTGCCACTTTCTGAGACTGGGGATagtcaacaagaaaaaaaagaaaagctgaagATGATGTTTCAAGAGATGAACTACAATACAGACGACATGAAAAAATTAGTACAGTCCACCTTTTACACGCAGCGTAAAGACATCAACAAGGGGACAAGCATCAGGCAACTTACCCAAGAGTGGCCATTTTTGTTCAATGAAGCTGGTATGGCAGCACACTTCCAAGAACTTACTGGTGTGAGTCTAATGGAGTGCTTCCTTGCCAATGTGGACAAGAAGTGTAGACGCCTCTTAAGCTTCTTAAAAAGTGTTGAtgcaccaaaacacaaacaggttCAGGATGCCTTTATCAAGTTTCAGACTGAGAGAGGCCAATTGGATGGTTGCCCAGGAGATATCATACAGATGGTACTTCTTTTACTGGCTCATTTTGGTGAAAAGGAGGAGAACCTGTTCCATTATGTTGATACAACATGCCTGGCCCAAGAGGTTCTGACAGAGAAGTTGCCAGCAACACCCTGCATTATTGTGTGTG GGTCCTCCTGCTTTACTGCTGGGACGTTCATGTTGAGCATTGACCAAGAGGTTGTCAACGACCACATCACTTCTTTCATACATGCCTTCTGTCTGTTGTTTGGCAGTTACTACTGCTTCAACATACACTACCCAGTGGAACTACGGTCAACACTAGAGTTCTTTCAAAG GTGTTTCTTCTCAATTAATCCCGAAAGAGGCACCAAAGTCCAgtggaagaaaaacaagaaagtgCTTCCTGTCAATCCCAGAGTCCTCACTCTGATTGCAGACCTTGCCGACTATGAGTGGACCTAG